The Lysinibacillus pakistanensis genome includes a window with the following:
- a CDS encoding ATP-binding protein: MRRKIMSLTFFILMLSFSIGGTFLLGFVMNEQKDKLGNQALLVAKTVSQLPELKTYITSRDFNEATTHINPIVEEIRDINGAQYIVVLDMQRRKYSHPISEEIGQISQSGDLNAAFSEHYYTSIAHGEYGDMVRAFVPIMSSEGKQVGVVIVGYSVLTIAELLQSIQKELIITIFLSLLFSAWGAHNLGLHMKKQMFGLEPHEIAKMYVERTETFNAMHEGIIAIDNDLTITIFNEKACDILGVYEQPSTLIGKKIYEVLPDTRLPEILELDQPLFNRELYINGHSIMSNRIPIQVNEKTVGAVAMFKDRTEVKKLAEELTGVKAFVQALRVQTHEHKNKLHTIAGLLQLGHHEQALSYLTQVKEEHDEITNFLNERIKNENISGLLLSKISYAKEQGIRLEIDRESHLTVFPKNLDHHDFVILFGNLIENAFDALKDTQLDEKIVHVSVDEDEDVLAILVTDNGIGMTEEVRAHIFDNGFSTKEKKGRGIGLYLIQEIVHKGQGDIEVTSEPHKGTSFLITFYYS; encoded by the coding sequence ATGAGAAGAAAAATCATGTCTCTGACTTTTTTTATTCTCATGCTTTCCTTTAGTATTGGTGGTACATTTTTGCTAGGATTCGTGATGAATGAGCAGAAGGATAAGCTTGGAAATCAGGCATTGCTTGTGGCAAAAACTGTATCACAGCTTCCTGAATTAAAAACGTATATTACTAGCCGTGATTTTAATGAGGCAACAACGCATATTAATCCTATTGTAGAGGAAATCCGGGATATAAATGGTGCACAATATATAGTTGTTCTAGATATGCAAAGACGCAAATATTCACATCCGATTTCAGAGGAAATTGGCCAAATTTCGCAATCCGGAGATTTAAATGCCGCCTTTTCTGAACATTATTATACATCAATTGCACATGGAGAGTATGGCGATATGGTACGAGCATTTGTACCTATTATGAGTAGTGAGGGTAAGCAAGTAGGTGTTGTAATTGTAGGGTATAGTGTTTTAACGATTGCAGAATTACTACAATCTATCCAAAAGGAGTTAATTATTACAATTTTCTTGTCCCTTCTATTTAGTGCATGGGGTGCCCATAATTTAGGGCTTCATATGAAAAAGCAAATGTTCGGGTTAGAGCCGCATGAAATAGCTAAAATGTATGTGGAGCGAACAGAAACCTTTAATGCCATGCATGAAGGAATTATTGCAATAGATAACGATTTAACGATTACCATATTTAATGAAAAAGCATGTGATATATTAGGGGTTTATGAACAACCGTCAACATTAATTGGAAAGAAAATTTATGAGGTATTACCTGACACACGCTTACCAGAAATTCTGGAGCTTGATCAGCCACTTTTCAATCGTGAGCTTTATATTAATGGACACAGTATTATGAGTAATCGTATTCCAATACAAGTCAATGAAAAAACAGTTGGAGCTGTGGCCATGTTTAAGGATCGTACAGAAGTGAAAAAGCTTGCGGAGGAATTAACCGGTGTAAAGGCATTTGTACAAGCATTGCGTGTACAAACTCATGAGCATAAAAATAAATTACACACCATTGCAGGACTTTTACAGCTCGGACATCATGAACAGGCACTTTCTTATTTAACACAAGTGAAGGAAGAACATGATGAAATTACAAATTTCTTAAATGAACGAATAAAAAATGAAAATATCTCAGGCTTACTACTTAGTAAAATTTCTTATGCAAAGGAGCAGGGAATCCGGTTGGAGATAGATCGAGAAAGTCATCTGACGGTATTTCCAAAAAATTTAGACCATCATGATTTTGTCATTTTATTTGGCAATTTAATCGAAAATGCCTTTGATGCATTAAAAGATACACAACTTGATGAAAAAATTGTGCATGTATCTGTTGATGAGGATGAAGATGTATTGGCAATTTTAGTCACAGATAATGGTATAGGCATGACAGAAGAGGTAAGGGCACATATTTTTGATAATGGCTTTTCGACAAAAGAGAAAAAAGGGCGAGGAATTGGCCTGTATTTAATTCAAGAAATTGTACACAAGGGGCAGGGGGATATTGAGGTTACT
- a CDS encoding TRAP transporter substrate-binding protein, which yields MKKFIIGTITTVLLLTIAIGVQQGLLFANPLPYDDEQKGLDTQITIHLSHVVAENTPKGQAASKFAELVEEKTNGEVKVHVYPNSSLFNDENEFQALQNGEVEMIIPTFSKMTTYVPNWQVLDLPYLFNTDEEVHKVLTGSIGEQLLNELEPFQIKGLSFWHNGFKHLTSVDYPIHTFEDLKGLRVRTMPSKTLERQFEAVGATPIPISFSEVFTDLESHAIDAQENTASNIYSKGFYKVQKHMTLTKHGILGYAVLMNENFWKSLPVKFQKQIMEAMKETTDWQFEQAVMMNDKDLRKLEQQEGFEIFTMSSEERQRFKEKLAPVYDFYKTNIQNDDVLSRIEKISP from the coding sequence ATGAAAAAATTTATTATTGGAACAATAACAACCGTTTTACTATTAACAATCGCGATTGGTGTACAACAAGGTCTACTATTCGCCAACCCTCTTCCCTACGACGATGAACAAAAAGGCTTGGATACACAAATTACTATCCATTTAAGTCACGTAGTAGCAGAAAATACGCCGAAGGGACAAGCTGCAAGTAAATTTGCAGAACTTGTTGAGGAAAAAACAAATGGTGAGGTTAAGGTACACGTCTACCCAAACTCCTCCTTGTTTAATGATGAAAATGAATTTCAAGCATTACAAAATGGAGAAGTAGAAATGATTATCCCTACTTTCTCTAAAATGACAACCTATGTTCCAAACTGGCAGGTTCTAGATTTACCCTATCTTTTTAATACGGATGAAGAAGTCCATAAAGTTCTTACTGGCTCAATTGGTGAGCAGCTTTTAAATGAGCTCGAGCCCTTTCAAATAAAGGGGCTTAGCTTTTGGCATAATGGCTTTAAGCATTTAACCTCTGTTGATTATCCTATTCATACATTCGAGGATTTAAAAGGCTTACGTGTCCGAACAATGCCAAGTAAAACACTTGAGAGGCAATTTGAGGCAGTTGGAGCAACACCTATTCCAATTTCCTTTAGTGAGGTTTTTACGGATCTAGAATCACATGCCATTGATGCACAGGAAAATACAGCGTCTAATATTTATTCTAAAGGCTTTTATAAGGTACAAAAACATATGACATTAACAAAGCATGGGATTTTAGGGTATGCTGTTCTCATGAATGAAAATTTTTGGAAATCACTACCTGTGAAGTTTCAAAAGCAGATTATGGAGGCTATGAAGGAAACGACAGACTGGCAATTTGAACAAGCCGTTATGATGAATGACAAAGATTTACGAAAGCTAGAGCAGCAAGAAGGCTTTGAAATTTTCACGATGAGTAGTGAGGAACGTCAACGATTTAAAGAAAAGCTTGCACCTGTCTATGACTTTTATAAAACCAATATACAAAATGACGATGTCTTATCGAGAATTGAGAAAATTTCTCCTTAA